From the Palaemon carinicauda isolate YSFRI2023 chromosome 42, ASM3689809v2, whole genome shotgun sequence genome, one window contains:
- the LOC137633302 gene encoding aspartate aminotransferase, mitochondrial-like: MAVGGTRTLNLMRQNLGVIQNVSSRASSWWSGVEMGPPDAILGVTEAFKRDTNPKKMNLGVGAYRDDNGKPFVLPSVRKAEELIVSQKLDKEYLPISGNADFCKLSIGLALGDDNPALTDGLNVTVQGISGTGALRIGSTFLSKFFPGPKVVWLPKPTWGNHVPIFKHVNMDVQQYRYYDPKTCGFDFAGALEDISNIPEGSLIMLHACAHNPTGVDPKPEQWDEMSQLIKKKNLFPFFDMAYQGFASGEVARDAYAVRKFLADGHKICLSQSFSKNMGLYGERAGVFSIICNDKDEAARVMSQVKILIRPLYSNPPLHGSRIVATILSNPELHAIWLEDVKGMANRIITMRQKLKDNLAKEGSIRNWSHITEQIGMFCFTGMTPDQVEKLTKEYSVYLTKDGRISVAGIASSNVEYLAHAMHQATK; encoded by the exons CTCTTGGTGGAGTGGTGTTGAAATGGGTCCTCCTGATGCCATCTTGGGAGTCACAGAGGCCTTTAAAAGGGACACCAATCCCAAGAAGATGAACCTTGGTGTTGGGGCTTATCGTGATGACAATGGTAAACCTTTTGTCCTTCCATCAGTGAGAAAG GCTGAAGAGTTGATTGTAAGTCAAAAGTTGGACAAGGAGTACTTGCCCATTTCTGGTAATGCTGATTTTTGCAAGCTTTCTATTGGACTAGCTCTTGGAGATGACAACCCAGCTCTTACAGATGGATTG AATGTGACAGTGCAGGGTATTTCTGGCACAGGTGCCTTGAGAATTGGTTCCACCTTCCTTTCAAAATTCTTCCCTGGACCTAAG GTTGTCTGGCTGCCCAAACCCACATGGGGTAACCACGTCCCCATTTTTAAGCACGTCAACATGGATGTACAGCAGTATCGTTACTATGACCCCAAGACTTGCGGCTTTGACTTTGCTGGTGCTCTAGAGGATATTTCG AACATTCCTGAGGGAAGCTTGATTATGCTTCATGCCTGTGCACACAACCCAACCGGTGTTGACCCCAAGCCCGAACAGTGGGACGAGATGAGCCAGCTTATAAAGAAGAAGAACCTTTTCCCATTCTTTGACATGGCATATCAG GGCTTTGCATCTGGAGAGGTAGCGAGAGATGCATATGCAGTTAGAAAATTTTTGGCAGATGGACACAAGATTTGTCTTTCACAATCATTTTCTAAAAACATGGGATTGTATG GTGAGAGAGCTGGTGTTTTCTCAATTATATGTAATGATAAAGATGAAGCTGCTCGTGTTATGTCCCAGGTGAAGATCCTTATTCGTCCATTGTATTCTAATCCTCCTCTTCATGGATCTCGCATTGTTGCTACTATTCTTAGCAACCCTGAATTACA TGCTATTTGGTTGGAGGATGTGAAGGGAATGGCAAATCGTATCATTACTATGCGTCAGAAACTTAAGGACAATCTTGCTAAAGAAGGATCCATCAGGAACTGGAGTCACATAACAGAACAGATAGGCATGTTCTGTTTCACTGGGATGACACCAGATCAG GTTGAAAAACTGACCAAGGAGTACTCTGTATATCTCACTAAAGATGGACGTATCTCTGTTGCAGGCATTGCATCAAGCAATGTTGAATACCTTGCTCATGCCATGCATCAAGCTACAAAATAA